The following proteins are co-located in the Camelina sativa cultivar DH55 chromosome 12, Cs, whole genome shotgun sequence genome:
- the LOC104733957 gene encoding probable aldo-keto reductase 6 encodes MAEEACRVRRIKLGSQGLEVLAQGLGCMGLSAFYAAPTPETNAVALLRHAINAGVTFLDTSDIYGTETNELLLGKALKDGLREKVELATKFGITTSEDGKFGFRGDPEYVRFACEASLKRLGVASIDLYYHHRIDTTLPIEVTIGALKKLVEEGKIKYIGLYEASASTIRRAHAVHPLTAVQIEWSLWSRDVENDIIPTCRELGIGIVAYRPLGRGFFASGPKLVENLDKDDYRKAST; translated from the exons ATGGCAGAGGAAGCTTGCAGAGTGAGGAGGATAAAGCTTGGGAGCCAAGGCCTTGAGGTTTTGGCTCAGGGACTCGGCTGCATGGGTCTCTCCGCCTTCTACGCTGCTCCAACACCTGAGACTAACGCCGTTGCTCTCCTCCGTCACGCTATTAACGCCGGTGTCACATTCCTTGATACCTCTGACATCTACGGGACCGAGACAAACGAGCTGCTCCTGGGAAAG GCTTTGAAAGATGGGTTGAGGGAGAAAGTGGAGTTAGCAACAAAATTTGGGATCACTACTTCTGAAGATGGGAAATTTGGTTTCAGGGGTGATCCAGAGTATGTGAGGTTTGCTTGTGAAGCAAGTTTGAAGCGTCTTGGGGTTGCCTCTATTGATCTTTATTACCATCATCGAATTGATACAACTCTTCCCATCGAAGTCACG ATTGGAGCACTGAAGAAGCTAGTCGAAGAAGGTAAGATAAAGTATATTGGTTTGTATGAAGCTTCAGCTTCAACTATCAGAAGAGCGCATGCTGTTCATCCGCTAACCGCTGTGCAGATAGAATGGTCTTTATGGTCAAGAGACGTGGAAAATGATATCATTCCTACATGCAG GGAACTAGGGATTGGAATTGTAGCTTATAGACCTCTGGGAAGAGGCTTCTTTGCATCCGGACCCAAGCTTGTTGAGAATTTGGACAAGGATGACTATCGAAAGGCAAGTACTTGA
- the LOC104732819 gene encoding F-box/kelch-repeat protein At4g23580-like, with protein MNHGEEPAIQRDMILPDDVLLKCLACVSRIHYPTLSLVCKRFRSLIASTELYQTRTLLGRTESSLYVCLRFETDSQLLCWFILCQRPNSSRKVLVPISSPKPYSISLPGVAVVGPSIYAIGGGINNYASSRVMVMDSCSHTWREAPSMLVARMCPSACTFDGKIYVTGGCDNIDSTNWMEIFDTKTQTWEFLQIPSEEICGGSLYQSAKYEGTLYVRSKAKDVIYKLHKSRWRSADLSMNFRWGWRSLSYCVIENVFYCFGGGCGICWYNPEERLWKTLKGLEGLPSLPLCNGKVKLADHCGKMAILWVEYVSVDKVQKLIWCAEIAIEKRQNGEIWGTLEWFDNVFTSNEPNPLVHALTSTVC; from the coding sequence ATGAACCATGGAGAAGAGCCAGCCATTCAAAGAGATATGATTCTTCCTGATGATGTGCTCTTAAAGTGCTTAGCTTGCGTCTCAAGAATCCACTACCCAACTCTCTCCTTAGTCTGTAAGAGATTTCGCTCTCTCATTGCTTCAACAGAGCTTTACCAAACTCGAACCCTCTTGGGCCGGACCGAGAGTTCTCTCTATGTGTGCTTGCGTTTCGAGACCGATTCCCAACTATTATGTTGGTTCATTCTCTGCCAGAGACCAAATAGCTCCAGAAAAGTTTTGGTCCCGATTTCATCACCCAAACCTTACTCTATATCCCTTCCTGGTGTTGCAGTGGTTGGTCCTAGTATCTATGCCATTGGCGGAGGAATAAATAACTATGCTTCGTCTAGAGTTATGGTCATGGACTCTTGTTCTCACACATGGCGTGAGGCTCCAAGCATGTTGGTGGCCCGCATGTGCCCATCTGCTTGCACCTTCGATGGGAAAATATATGTAACTGGAGGTTGTGACAATATCGATTCAACGAACTGGATGGAGATTTTTGATACGAAGACCCAAACTTGGGAGTTCTTACAGATCCCTAGCGAGGAGATATGCGGAGGCTCTCTGTACCAAAGTGCAAAGTATGAAGGAACCCTCTATGTGAGGTCTAAGGCAAAAGATGTGATCTATAAGCTGCATAAAAGTAGATGGAGGTCGGCAGACTTATCCATGAATTTTAGATGGGGATGGCGGTCACTATCTTATTGTGTGATAGAGAATGTGTTCTACTGTTTTGGTGGTGGTTGTGGGATCTGTTGGTATAATCCGGAAGAAAgattatggaaaactttgaaGGGTTTAGAAGGATTGCCTAGCTTGCCTCTTTGTAATGGCAAAGTTAAATTGGCTGATCACTGTGGGAAAATGGCGATTTTGTGGGTGGAGTATGTGTCTGTTGATAAGGTCCAGAAATTGATTTGGTGTGCAGAAATTGCGATTGAAAAACGCCAGAATGGAGAAATTTGGGGGACGCTCGAGTGGTTTGACAATGTGTTCACATCAAATGAGCCAAACCCTTTAGTGCATGCTCTTACTAGTACAGTTTGTTGA